In Frondihabitans sp. PAMC 28766, a genomic segment contains:
- a CDS encoding alpha/beta fold hydrolase → MTKVNDDEASKDFRAAESALYRHYGLTTSESFVSVGPQRFSVRVVEIGSDSTRPPILLLHGISSVTALAVPLLPLLGDRRILAVDWPGHGLSDPFVVKAGTDLRTHVVSVIDAVLEHFQADTIDLVGHSLGGQFSLYYVEARPERVRRLVLLGAPGAGFEGVQPVPAMRIMSVPGVGRGLLSIPSSLPSYAKQSDGMLGAKALDGFPHEIAVVGWSASKRPGFARSLASFFRALITPFSMREGVAVPRETLERFTTPTLMVWGDADVFLTPARGRHNIDAIPGSTLLLVEGGHAPWLNELEAAGDAVRSFLD, encoded by the coding sequence GTGACGAAGGTGAACGACGACGAGGCGAGCAAAGACTTCCGGGCGGCCGAGTCTGCCCTCTACCGGCACTACGGGCTGACGACCTCCGAGTCGTTCGTGAGTGTGGGGCCCCAGCGGTTTTCCGTCCGCGTGGTCGAGATCGGTAGCGACTCCACTCGGCCGCCGATCCTTCTACTGCACGGCATCTCGTCCGTCACCGCCTTGGCCGTCCCGCTTCTCCCGCTCCTCGGCGACAGGCGGATCCTCGCGGTCGATTGGCCGGGGCACGGTCTGTCTGATCCCTTCGTCGTGAAGGCGGGAACCGACCTGCGAACTCACGTGGTCTCGGTGATCGACGCCGTTCTCGAGCACTTCCAGGCCGACACCATCGACCTCGTGGGCCACTCGCTCGGTGGCCAATTCTCGCTCTACTACGTCGAGGCGCGGCCCGAGCGCGTGCGTCGGCTCGTCCTGCTCGGAGCCCCCGGCGCAGGATTCGAGGGCGTGCAGCCGGTGCCGGCCATGCGGATCATGTCCGTGCCGGGGGTCGGGCGAGGTCTCCTGTCGATTCCGTCGTCGCTGCCGTCGTACGCCAAGCAGTCGGACGGCATGCTGGGCGCGAAAGCCCTCGACGGATTCCCGCACGAGATCGCGGTCGTCGGATGGTCGGCGTCGAAGCGCCCCGGCTTCGCGCGGAGTCTCGCGAGTTTCTTCCGCGCGCTGATCACTCCGTTCTCGATGCGTGAGGGAGTCGCCGTGCCGCGCGAGACCCTCGAGCGCTTCACGACGCCGACGCTCATGGTGTGGGGAGATGCGGACGTCTTCCTGACGCCGGCGCGAGGCCGGCACAACATCGATGCGATCCCAGGATCCACGCTGCTGCTGGTCGAGGGAGGCCATGCTCCGTGGCTCAATGAGCTGGAAGCAGCGGGCGACGCCGTCCGTAGCTTCCTCGACTGA
- a CDS encoding MFS transporter, which produces MSTTTATAGPAGAAGTRPGAPAIPKGAWRALVVLLMGMFIALLDTTIVNVALPTIKTSLNADEATLSWIISGYALAFGLSLIPAGRIGDRMGHKWVFFIGIALFTVMSFACGIATSDTQLVIFRVVQGLAGGIFVPAVTAFIQLLFPPQVRGRAFAIMGTVIGVSTALGPIIGGLLIQAFGDTNGWRTVFYVNLPIGVATLILAAIWLPKRDKSAPRPPAGLDWFGVFLVSAALVAILVPLIQGQQDGWPLWTYLTIAGGVVVLAVFALWEVHTARRGGSPLVPPTLFTHPQFTGGVILALVYFAAFTSIFFTISLLWQTGLAHSALASGAVTIPFAVGSILGSSQSNRLSARLGRTVLILGTALVAISLIALWIMFSTIKGTDLTNWMLLPALFVGGVGNGLFIAPNAQFIVATVDRRDAGSGSAVIAAIQRVGSAVGIAVIGSVLFGSLVVKAPAAPTSHTPAAIAAVKHEAAANLATGFTNASAHAMLVSAIFAVVAFALVFALPKRVNQWAGSGGGKPAEGAGAAGAGAPGAGAAGAGASAGDGSGPAQAPASPDVSVGEPDPALTHGAHAADPVHPAEPTHAWHGAHAAEPTQAHGAHAADSDPV; this is translated from the coding sequence ATGTCAACCACCACTGCCACCGCCGGCCCCGCCGGCGCTGCCGGCACCCGGCCGGGAGCCCCGGCCATCCCGAAGGGCGCCTGGCGCGCCCTCGTCGTTCTGCTCATGGGCATGTTCATCGCCCTGCTCGACACCACCATCGTCAACGTCGCCCTCCCCACGATCAAGACCTCGCTGAACGCCGACGAGGCCACGCTATCGTGGATCATCTCGGGCTACGCGCTCGCCTTCGGGCTCTCGCTGATCCCCGCCGGCCGCATCGGCGACCGGATGGGCCACAAGTGGGTGTTCTTCATCGGCATCGCGCTCTTCACAGTCATGTCGTTCGCCTGTGGAATCGCGACCTCCGACACCCAGCTCGTCATCTTCCGCGTCGTGCAGGGCCTCGCCGGCGGTATCTTCGTGCCGGCCGTCACCGCGTTCATCCAGCTGCTCTTCCCGCCGCAGGTGCGCGGCCGCGCCTTCGCCATCATGGGCACCGTGATCGGCGTCTCGACCGCGCTCGGCCCGATCATCGGTGGCCTGCTGATCCAGGCGTTCGGCGACACGAACGGCTGGCGCACCGTCTTCTACGTCAACCTGCCGATCGGCGTCGCGACGCTGATCCTGGCCGCCATCTGGCTGCCCAAGCGCGACAAGTCGGCTCCTCGCCCGCCCGCCGGCCTCGACTGGTTCGGCGTGTTCCTGGTCTCCGCCGCGCTCGTCGCGATCCTGGTGCCTCTGATCCAGGGCCAGCAGGACGGCTGGCCCCTCTGGACATACCTGACCATCGCCGGCGGCGTCGTCGTGCTCGCGGTCTTCGCCCTGTGGGAGGTGCACACGGCCCGCCGCGGCGGCAGCCCGCTCGTGCCTCCGACGCTGTTCACGCACCCGCAGTTCACCGGTGGCGTCATCCTCGCGCTCGTCTACTTCGCCGCCTTCACGTCGATCTTCTTCACGATCTCGCTGCTCTGGCAGACCGGCCTCGCGCACTCCGCCCTCGCCTCCGGCGCCGTCACGATCCCGTTCGCCGTCGGGTCGATCCTCGGCTCGTCACAGAGCAACCGGCTCTCGGCCCGCCTCGGTCGCACCGTACTGATCCTCGGCACTGCCCTCGTGGCGATCTCGCTGATCGCGCTGTGGATCATGTTCTCGACGATCAAGGGCACCGACCTCACCAACTGGATGCTGCTGCCCGCGCTCTTCGTCGGCGGTGTCGGCAACGGCCTTTTCATCGCCCCGAACGCGCAGTTCATCGTGGCGACCGTCGACCGTCGAGACGCAGGATCCGGGTCTGCCGTGATCGCCGCCATTCAGCGAGTGGGTTCGGCGGTGGGCATCGCCGTGATCGGGTCGGTCCTCTTCGGATCGCTCGTGGTGAAGGCCCCGGCTGCGCCGACGTCGCACACACCCGCCGCGATCGCAGCGGTCAAGCACGAGGCCGCCGCCAACCTCGCCACCGGCTTCACGAACGCCTCGGCGCACGCGATGCTCGTCAGTGCGATCTTCGCCGTGGTCGCGTTCGCGCTGGTGTTCGCGCTGCCGAAGCGGGTCAACCAGTGGGCCGGCAGCGGCGGCGGGAAGCCCGCCGAGGGCGCTGGCGCCGCAGGTGCCGGCGCCCCGGGTGCTGGTGCCGCAGGCGCCGGCGCGTCGGCCGGCGACGGTTCGGGCCCGGCACAGGCGCCCGCCAGCCCCGACGTGTCGGTCGGCGAGCCCGACCCCGCTCTGACGCACGGCGCGCACGCGGCCGACCCCGTGCATCCTGCGGAACCCACTCACGCATGGCACGGTGCGCACGCCGCCGAGCCCACCCAGGCTCACGGCGCCCACGCCGCCGACTCGGATCCGGTCTGA
- a CDS encoding glycoside hydrolase family 6 protein, whose product MTQTTPRARPSLRRRVLGLVALAVAVTALAAGCTATQKAPVTIRTESTKTIFAGGLYRQRDSVAHNAAMALEAEGKTTAAAAANEIAKTPVAIWLGDNYSTKQVGPFITKNLEAAKKQGTTPVFVTYAIPNRDCGDFSAGGFSAAEYPVWMKAVTSALKGHRAVVIVEPDSLAMLSNCPSQADTRLPLIRQSVEELAAAKIPAYLDAGNSHWVQPTVMSERLKKAGIQYARGFFTNVASFYPVDDERSYAEKVSKLTGDSHYVIDVSRNGQGWKGTWCNPEGTGLGQDPHVSAGTTGLDALLWIKSPGASDGTCNGGPKAGAWFASYAEALVHNRRA is encoded by the coding sequence GTGACTCAGACGACACCCCGTGCGAGACCATCGCTCCGCCGCCGCGTGCTCGGCCTCGTCGCCCTGGCCGTCGCCGTGACGGCCCTCGCCGCCGGCTGCACCGCGACCCAGAAGGCACCCGTGACGATCCGCACCGAGTCGACCAAGACGATCTTCGCCGGCGGGCTCTACCGCCAGAGAGACAGCGTCGCCCACAATGCCGCGATGGCGCTCGAGGCGGAGGGCAAGACCACGGCGGCCGCGGCAGCGAACGAGATCGCCAAGACCCCGGTCGCCATCTGGCTCGGCGACAACTACAGCACCAAGCAGGTCGGTCCGTTCATCACGAAGAACCTCGAGGCGGCGAAGAAACAGGGCACCACACCGGTGTTCGTCACCTACGCCATCCCGAACCGCGACTGCGGCGACTTCTCGGCCGGGGGCTTCAGCGCCGCGGAGTACCCCGTCTGGATGAAAGCGGTTACCAGCGCGCTGAAGGGCCACCGCGCCGTGGTGATCGTCGAGCCCGATTCGCTCGCCATGCTGAGCAACTGCCCCTCTCAGGCCGACACCCGGCTGCCCCTCATCCGCCAATCGGTCGAAGAGCTGGCCGCAGCCAAGATTCCCGCCTACCTCGACGCCGGCAACTCGCACTGGGTGCAGCCCACGGTGATGTCAGAGCGGCTGAAGAAGGCCGGCATCCAGTACGCCCGTGGCTTCTTCACCAACGTCGCCAGCTTCTACCCCGTCGACGACGAGCGCTCGTACGCCGAGAAGGTGTCGAAGCTGACGGGCGACTCGCACTACGTGATCGACGTGTCGCGCAACGGCCAGGGCTGGAAGGGCACCTGGTGCAACCCCGAGGGCACGGGCCTGGGGCAGGATCCGCACGTCTCGGCCGGCACCACCGGGCTCGACGCCCTGCTCTGGATCAAGTCGCCCGGGGCCAGCGACGGCACCTGCAACGGTGGGCCCAAGGCCGGCGCGTGGTTCGCCTCCTACGCCGAGGCGCTGGTGCACAACCGCCGCGCGTAG
- a CDS encoding 2-deoxy-5-keto-D-gluconate 6-phosphate aldolase domain-containing protein — MASDILLILASDHRDSLETDLYELTAPPTPAEAARISEDKLTVYQALVDVAPELPEGVQAGILVDEQYGAAVAELAGRSDGLINLSMPLEASGKDWFEFAYADWQKHGTFFDNDHAKVLIRDNPEFDVDDRSKQADHLRDLSTWCRENGRPLIIELLVPATDADLATVGGDKHRYDDELRPGLTLDAIRYLQDHGADPAIWKVEGMDKQEDAQAVADLAKRDGREATCIVLGRHSSREDLDKWLDAAAPVAGFTGFAIGRSIWWDALVDLKADKIDRAEAQRRIGATYLDYAKTFIAARP, encoded by the coding sequence ATGGCTTCCGACATCCTGCTCATCCTCGCCTCCGACCACCGCGACTCGCTCGAGACCGACCTGTACGAGTTGACGGCGCCGCCGACCCCGGCCGAGGCGGCGCGCATCAGCGAAGACAAGCTGACCGTCTATCAGGCGCTGGTCGACGTGGCACCCGAGCTGCCTGAGGGCGTCCAAGCCGGCATCCTGGTCGACGAGCAGTACGGTGCGGCGGTCGCCGAGCTGGCCGGCCGGTCGGATGGCCTGATCAACCTCTCGATGCCGCTCGAGGCCAGCGGCAAGGACTGGTTCGAGTTCGCCTACGCCGACTGGCAGAAGCACGGCACCTTCTTCGACAACGACCACGCCAAGGTGCTGATCCGCGACAACCCCGAGTTCGACGTCGACGATCGCTCGAAGCAGGCCGACCACCTGCGCGACCTCTCGACCTGGTGCCGCGAGAACGGCCGCCCGCTGATCATCGAACTGCTCGTGCCGGCCACCGACGCCGACCTCGCCACGGTGGGCGGCGACAAGCACCGCTACGACGACGAGCTTCGCCCGGGGCTGACCCTCGACGCGATCCGCTACCTGCAGGATCACGGTGCCGACCCGGCCATCTGGAAGGTCGAGGGCATGGACAAGCAGGAGGATGCGCAGGCGGTGGCCGATCTCGCGAAGCGCGACGGTCGCGAGGCGACCTGCATCGTGCTCGGCCGTCACTCCAGCCGTGAGGATCTCGACAAGTGGCTCGACGCCGCAGCCCCCGTCGCCGGGTTCACGGGTTTCGCGATCGGCCGCAGCATCTGGTGGGACGCCCTCGTCGACCTCAAGGCCGACAAGATCGACCGGGCCGAGGCACAGCGCCGGATCGGCGCCACCTACCTCGACTACGCGAAGACGTTCATCGCCGCCCGCCCCTAG
- a CDS encoding PadR family transcriptional regulator, whose amino-acid sequence MSSIRLFILDAFERYGEMHGHQLRQQAEQERIALWTDVSVGALYGAIKRLAADGLLAEVRTEREGNFPERQVYAITDAGRALLQTLHQTTLLEITYKPDPFDLALARLDPERLDDLPRTIQERIDTYETLLAKTVANNERAHPWLSVGEDVVISHGEHRLRSEIGWLQHVQEQLPAIIADERARVEPDRATP is encoded by the coding sequence ATGTCATCCATCCGTCTGTTCATTCTCGACGCCTTCGAGCGGTACGGAGAGATGCACGGGCACCAGCTGCGCCAGCAGGCGGAGCAGGAGCGGATCGCCCTGTGGACCGACGTCAGCGTCGGCGCGCTCTACGGCGCCATCAAGCGGCTGGCGGCCGACGGGCTGCTGGCCGAGGTGCGGACCGAGCGCGAGGGCAACTTTCCCGAGCGCCAGGTCTACGCCATCACCGACGCAGGTCGCGCGCTGCTGCAGACACTGCACCAGACGACCCTGCTCGAGATCACCTACAAACCCGATCCGTTCGATCTGGCGCTGGCCAGGCTCGACCCCGAACGCCTCGACGACCTGCCGCGTACGATCCAAGAGCGCATCGACACGTACGAAACGCTGCTCGCGAAGACCGTTGCCAACAACGAGCGAGCCCACCCGTGGCTCAGCGTCGGAGAGGACGTCGTGATCAGTCACGGTGAGCACCGACTGCGGTCGGAGATCGGCTGGCTTCAGCACGTCCAGGAGCAGCTCCCGGCGATCATCGCCGATGAACGCGCCCGCGTCGAACCCGACCGCGCGACCCCCTGA
- a CDS encoding mannosyltransferase family protein, which translates to MLDSSPGVVTTAVVDPARSTSRLLTAAQRLPWWGSVLVIYGLSRVFSTILLFGMYRIAAMNPGRWANGYIDEGSTKGFVGFLNVWDARFYTQVAEHGYPTTLAMTSSGVVEKNAWAFLPAFPWTVRILAQLTGWETGFVAVGVATVFGALAALMLYRFLRLRVGELSALWGTTFFCFGAMAFLLEVGYAESMVLFLLFAGLLAIMERRYVLLTVCGVAASFTKPGALALALALGIVVVQRYWKDRDDFPKAERVQAVVAGLVVAAAGFAWPLIAAAATGHPGAYLQTEMVWWHDVLGYTPKFIPLEPWFLMAVRYLGYAGILVVLAIVVLFVWGMRKPSLRRLGIETRAFVIAYALYLFAVFLPQESIPRLIMPLAPLVAVDSFTHRPMIRRLALFSGMALQVTCVVTLWLAGPP; encoded by the coding sequence GTGTTGGACAGCAGCCCGGGGGTCGTGACGACTGCCGTCGTCGACCCCGCGCGATCGACGTCCCGCCTCCTGACGGCTGCACAGCGGCTGCCGTGGTGGGGTTCGGTGCTCGTCATCTACGGCCTGTCGCGGGTGTTCTCGACGATCCTGCTGTTCGGCATGTACCGCATCGCCGCGATGAACCCGGGCCGGTGGGCCAACGGCTACATCGACGAGGGCTCGACCAAGGGCTTCGTCGGGTTCCTCAACGTGTGGGACGCCCGCTTCTACACGCAGGTCGCCGAGCACGGCTACCCGACCACCCTCGCGATGACGTCGTCGGGCGTCGTCGAGAAGAACGCGTGGGCCTTCCTGCCCGCCTTCCCGTGGACCGTCCGGATCCTCGCTCAGCTGACCGGATGGGAGACGGGGTTCGTCGCCGTCGGCGTGGCCACGGTCTTCGGGGCCCTCGCCGCCCTCATGCTCTACCGCTTCCTCCGACTGCGGGTCGGCGAGCTCAGCGCCCTGTGGGGCACCACGTTCTTCTGCTTCGGCGCGATGGCCTTCCTGCTGGAGGTCGGCTATGCCGAGAGCATGGTCCTCTTCCTGCTCTTCGCAGGGCTGCTGGCGATCATGGAGCGCCGCTACGTCCTGCTGACGGTCTGCGGCGTCGCCGCGTCGTTCACGAAGCCGGGCGCGCTGGCCCTGGCGCTCGCACTCGGGATCGTCGTCGTGCAGCGCTACTGGAAGGACCGCGACGACTTCCCCAAGGCCGAGCGGGTCCAGGCGGTCGTCGCCGGCCTCGTCGTCGCCGCCGCCGGCTTCGCCTGGCCGCTGATCGCCGCGGCGGCCACCGGCCACCCGGGCGCCTACCTCCAGACCGAGATGGTGTGGTGGCACGACGTGCTGGGCTACACGCCCAAGTTCATCCCGCTCGAGCCGTGGTTCTTGATGGCGGTGCGGTATCTCGGCTACGCGGGGATCCTGGTGGTGCTCGCCATCGTCGTGCTGTTCGTCTGGGGAATGCGCAAGCCGTCGCTGCGAAGGCTCGGCATCGAGACCCGCGCCTTCGTCATCGCGTACGCGCTCTATCTGTTCGCGGTGTTCCTGCCGCAGGAGAGCATCCCGCGCCTGATCATGCCGCTCGCGCCTCTCGTCGCGGTCGACAGTTTCACGCACCGCCCCATGATCCGGCGCCTCGCCCTGTTCTCGGGGATGGCCCTCCAGGTCACCTGCGTCGTGACGCTGTGGCTGGCCGGCCCCCCGTGA
- a CDS encoding FAD-binding oxidoreductase has product MTSEWRSGVCVAVRRETATARSVRLRVDGLGAPASGLGAPAAAGEAVVAGQHVDVRLTADDGYQAVRSYSLSATPQAGPFGRPLGAGEIEITVEEMPEGEVSPYLVEGIEPGDPVEIRGPVGGWFVWRDGDGGSVQLIGGGSGVAPLVAMLRARVAGGSTADFRLLYSVRSPEALYFGAELTALAELPGIAVDTVYTRTTPPGWSRSPGRIAAADLESLVQDPGLSPTVFVCGPNAFVASVTGLLLARGHAPAAIRTERFGGP; this is encoded by the coding sequence GTGACGAGCGAGTGGCGCTCGGGCGTGTGCGTCGCCGTGCGGCGCGAGACGGCGACGGCGCGCAGCGTGCGGCTGCGGGTCGACGGGCTCGGCGCACCGGCTTCCGGTCTCGGTGCGCCGGCCGCCGCGGGTGAGGCAGTCGTCGCGGGTCAGCACGTCGACGTGCGTCTGACCGCGGACGACGGCTACCAGGCGGTGCGCTCGTACTCGCTGTCGGCCACCCCGCAGGCGGGCCCCTTCGGTCGACCTCTCGGCGCGGGCGAGATCGAGATCACGGTCGAGGAGATGCCCGAGGGCGAGGTCTCGCCCTATCTGGTCGAGGGCATCGAGCCGGGCGACCCCGTCGAGATCCGGGGCCCAGTCGGCGGCTGGTTCGTGTGGCGCGACGGCGACGGCGGGTCGGTGCAGCTCATCGGCGGCGGCTCTGGGGTCGCGCCTCTCGTCGCCATGCTGCGGGCGCGCGTCGCCGGCGGCAGCACCGCCGACTTCAGGCTGCTCTACTCGGTGCGCTCGCCTGAGGCGCTCTACTTCGGCGCCGAGCTGACCGCGCTCGCCGAGCTGCCCGGCATCGCGGTCGACACGGTCTACACGCGCACGACCCCACCGGGCTGGTCCCGTTCGCCAGGCCGCATCGCCGCCGCCGACCTCGAGAGCCTGGTGCAGGATCCGGGGCTGTCGCCCACCGTCTTCGTCTGCGGCCCCAATGCCTTCGTCGCCTCGGTCACCGGGCTGCTGCTCGCGCGGGGTCACGCCCCGGCTGCGATCCGCACCGAGCGCTTCGGCGGCCCCTAG
- a CDS encoding cryptochrome/photolyase family protein encodes MPDAPTRWLFSGQLGPLFSDDHEADEHDSGDHGDEHDSGDRPILLIEARSLIAGRPIHRAKAHLQLSAIRHRARELGDRVDYHRVADYGEALEATGGMRGRSDLEVIDPTSYAARRFVREAGCRILPSRGFVTSEEDFRAWADARGGSRLLLEDFYRATRERTGLLMEGDQPVGGHWNYDHDNRAAPPKGAVTLGLPDPWWPTEDDIDDEVRHDLDAWQRDGLVTLVGADSPRRFAVTTDEAQHALDDFVESRLGDFGPFEDATLTGDWTMAHSLLSAPLNLGLLDPREVVQRVAAEHAAGNAPLNSVEGFVRQVAGWRDYVWHLYWYLGEGYAVSHNALHATESLPAAFWQLRPDEIEENCLHHVVDAVREHGWAHHIQRLMVLGNWALQRGYDPVELNSWFIDMFVDGTPWVMPANVVGMSQHADGGIVATKPYASGGAYIDRMTDYCGSCRFSPKKRLGPDACPFTAGYWAFLDRTEPLLAANHRMAQPLAGLRRLADREQVVAQERERDPL; translated from the coding sequence ATGCCCGACGCCCCCACCCGCTGGCTTTTCTCCGGCCAGCTCGGCCCGCTCTTCAGCGACGACCACGAAGCCGACGAACACGACAGCGGCGACCACGGCGACGAACACGACAGCGGCGACCGCCCGATCCTCCTGATCGAAGCGCGCTCGCTGATCGCCGGCCGCCCGATCCACCGGGCGAAGGCGCACCTGCAGCTCAGCGCGATCCGGCACCGGGCACGTGAGCTGGGCGATCGGGTGGACTACCACCGCGTCGCCGACTACGGAGAAGCCCTGGAGGCGACCGGGGGCATGAGGGGCCGCAGCGACCTCGAGGTGATCGACCCGACGTCGTACGCGGCGCGGCGGTTCGTGCGCGAGGCGGGGTGTCGCATCCTGCCGTCTCGGGGGTTCGTCACGAGCGAGGAGGACTTCCGGGCGTGGGCCGACGCGCGCGGCGGCAGCCGTCTGCTGCTCGAAGACTTCTACCGGGCGACGCGCGAGCGCACCGGGCTGTTGATGGAGGGCGACCAACCCGTCGGCGGCCACTGGAACTACGACCACGACAACCGCGCGGCGCCGCCGAAGGGCGCGGTGACGCTGGGACTCCCCGACCCGTGGTGGCCGACCGAAGACGACATCGACGACGAGGTGCGGCACGATCTCGACGCCTGGCAGCGCGACGGGCTCGTCACGCTCGTCGGGGCCGACTCGCCTCGCCGATTCGCCGTGACGACCGACGAAGCCCAGCACGCACTCGACGATTTCGTCGAGTCGCGGCTCGGCGACTTCGGCCCGTTCGAAGACGCGACCCTGACGGGCGACTGGACGATGGCGCACTCGCTGCTGAGCGCCCCGCTCAACCTGGGTCTGCTCGACCCGCGCGAGGTCGTCCAGCGGGTCGCAGCCGAGCATGCCGCGGGCAACGCGCCCCTGAACAGCGTCGAGGGCTTCGTGCGGCAGGTCGCCGGCTGGCGCGACTACGTCTGGCACCTCTACTGGTATCTCGGCGAGGGCTACGCCGTCTCGCACAACGCGCTGCACGCGACGGAGTCGCTGCCCGCCGCGTTCTGGCAGTTGCGCCCCGACGAGATCGAAGAGAACTGCCTGCACCACGTCGTCGACGCCGTGCGCGAGCACGGCTGGGCGCACCACATCCAGCGCCTGATGGTGCTCGGCAACTGGGCGCTCCAGCGTGGCTACGATCCGGTCGAGCTCAACAGCTGGTTCATCGACATGTTCGTCGACGGCACACCGTGGGTCATGCCGGCCAACGTCGTCGGCATGTCGCAGCACGCCGACGGCGGCATCGTGGCGACCAAGCCGTACGCATCGGGCGGTGCCTACATCGACCGCATGACCGATTACTGCGGCTCCTGCAGATTCTCGCCGAAGAAGCGCCTCGGCCCCGACGCCTGCCCCTTCACCGCCGGATACTGGGCCTTCCTCGACCGCACCGAGCCCCTCCTCGCGGCGAACCACCGCATGGCGCAGCCCCTCGCGGGCCTCCGCCGTCTCGCCGACCGTGAGCAGGTCGTCGCCCAAGAGCGCGAGCGCGACCCCTTGTGA
- a CDS encoding molybdopterin-dependent oxidoreductase — protein sequence MVGFTGFASRRRADPALPPGQYLEKGFPVLSAGPDPNIKVWELQLATEHGQRSWSWGDFMALPQSDIETDIHCVTSWSKLGTHWRGVSVDTLFEGLVTEHRYAMARSYGGYTTNLPLDDLLGGKAWVVHTFEGAPLASEHGGPARLFVPHLYFWKSAKWLQGIQTMATDRPGFWENYGYHNHGDPWKEERYA from the coding sequence ATGGTCGGATTCACCGGTTTCGCCAGCCGTCGCCGCGCCGATCCTGCGCTGCCGCCGGGGCAGTACCTCGAGAAGGGCTTCCCCGTGCTCTCGGCCGGCCCCGACCCGAACATCAAGGTCTGGGAGTTGCAGCTGGCGACCGAGCACGGCCAGCGATCCTGGTCGTGGGGTGACTTCATGGCGCTGCCGCAGAGCGACATCGAGACCGACATCCACTGCGTCACGAGTTGGTCGAAGCTCGGCACGCACTGGCGGGGCGTCTCGGTCGACACGCTCTTCGAAGGGCTGGTCACCGAGCATCGGTACGCCATGGCCCGCAGCTACGGCGGCTACACCACCAACCTGCCGCTCGACGACCTGCTCGGCGGCAAGGCCTGGGTCGTGCACACCTTCGAGGGGGCGCCGCTGGCGAGCGAGCACGGTGGCCCGGCCCGTCTGTTCGTGCCGCACCTCTACTTCTGGAAGAGCGCCAAGTGGCTGCAGGGCATCCAGACGATGGCCACCGACCGGCCCGGCTTCTGGGAGAACTACGGCTATCACAACCACGGCGACCCGTGGAAGGAGGAGCGCTACGCGTGA
- a CDS encoding SdpI family protein, translating into MIVIAIALFVVAVVIVATTVAAAVGLLKVNPIAGIRIPAVMQSEEAWEAGHLAALLPMTVGGVIAVAGGFVCLLRPGSWVVLIVTVLLLIASLLFAVVRAGWAGRNAG; encoded by the coding sequence GTGATCGTCATCGCAATCGCCCTGTTCGTCGTCGCCGTCGTCATCGTGGCGACCACCGTCGCGGCAGCCGTGGGGCTGCTCAAGGTCAACCCCATCGCAGGGATCCGGATCCCCGCAGTGATGCAGTCGGAGGAGGCGTGGGAGGCGGGCCATCTGGCCGCTCTGCTACCCATGACCGTCGGCGGTGTCATCGCCGTGGCCGGCGGCTTCGTGTGCCTGCTCCGGCCCGGATCGTGGGTGGTGCTGATAGTGACCGTGCTGCTGCTGATCGCCTCGCTGCTCTTCGCCGTCGTGCGGGCCGGGTGGGCGGGGCGAAACGCGGGCTGA
- a CDS encoding DUF2071 domain-containing protein, whose amino-acid sequence MTSWWRTAHEPWALQHADVVELDESLLAAAGLGVLSSRPPDSVLFTAGADVRYSRG is encoded by the coding sequence GTGACGTCCTGGTGGCGCACCGCCCACGAGCCGTGGGCGCTGCAGCACGCCGACGTCGTCGAGCTCGACGAGAGCCTGCTCGCCGCGGCCGGCCTCGGTGTGCTCTCGTCGCGCCCGCCCGATTCTGTGCTCTTCACCGCGGGCGCCGACGTCCGCTACTCCCGCGGCTAG